The sequence GTCACCGACGACGGCCTCATCATGTACCGCGACCAGAGCCACCTGACCGCGACGTACGCGATGCGGTTCTCGAGCCAACTGGGGCGACGACTCGCCGCCCTGATGTCGTGACCGCTGCCGCGTCAGGAGGCTGTTTCGGTCTTCTCCCAGTAGGGCGCTCGTAGCTCGCGCTTGAGAGTCTTGCCGGATGCTGTGCGCGGGATCTCCGCGATGCGGCTGACACTCCTCGGGACTTTGTACGACGCGAGTCGTTCGCGCGCGAATGCGGCGATCGCCTCGTCGTCGATCGGTTCGCGCTCGACGACGACGGCATGCACGGCCTCGCCCCACTCGTCCGACGGCACCCCGAATACCGCAACGTCCGCGATGCTCTCGTGTTCCAGCAGCGCGGCCTCGATCTCGGCCGGATAAATGTTCATGCCGCCGGAGATGATCATGTCGTTCTTGCGGTCGCAGATGTAGTAGTAGCCCTCGTCGTCGAAGTACGCGACGTCGCCGACGGTCAGCCAGTCGCCGCGCTTCGCCGACTCGTACTTCTCCTCGGCCTTGTAGTAGGTGTCGAAGGCCGCTGCGCTGCGGACGTAGAGCTCACCGGGCGTCTGCGGCTCGGTGATGCGGTTGCCGTCGTCGTCGAAGAGGGCGAGCTCCACGCCGGGTGCCGGCTTGCCGCAGCTGCCGGGCTTGCGCATCTGGTCCTCGGGCGGCATCACCGTGTCGACGCCGAGCTCGGTGGAGCCGTAGACCTCCCAGAGGCTCGTGTCGCCGAACGCCTCGACGTAGCGGCGCTTGAGCTCGAACGGCCAGGGGGCCGCGTTGGCGATGACCCGCGCGAGCGACGACGTGTCGTAGCCCTTGATCACCTCGAGCCCGAGGTCGAGGATGCGCCGCACCGGCGTCGGCGCGGAGAACGTCGTCGTGACCTTGTGCTGCTGCACGAGCTCCAGCCAGTGCTTCGGGTCGAACTTGCGCTGCACGATCACGCAGCCGCCGGCCAGCTGCGGGAACGCCATGAAGCCCAACGGTCCCGAGTGGTAGAGCGGTCCGGTCGTCAGGTAGACGTCGCCGGGCTGGTAACCGACCCGCTGGAACAGCGCCATCGCGTTCTCGGTGCTGACACCGCCGGTGCGCAGCGCACCCTTGGGCTTGCCGGTCGTGCCGGACGTGTAGATCATCGTCGCGCCGGTGCCCGGCGCCGCATCGGCCGCGGTCTCCGGCTGGCCTGCTGCCAGCGTCTCGACGTGCTCGGCCCACTCGGGCACGGCGGGGGCGGCGCAGCGGAAGGCCAGCCAGTGCTCGACCTTGGGGCACTCCGCCCGGGCCGGGCCGAGCTGGTCGGCCTGGTCGATGTCGAACAGCACGACGGTCGCGTCGGAGTTGTCGATGACGTACGCCGCCTCGGACGAGGACAGCCGGTAGTTGAGCGGCACGGCGGTCGCGCCGGCCTTGCGGGCGGCCGCGATGATGACGACCACCTCGAGGCTGTTCTGCGCGCACCAGACGATCTTCGTCCCGGCGGCGACGCCCGCGTCGAGCAGGACGCGCGCCCAGCGGTTGGACATCGCGTCGTACTCGCGCCAGGTCAGGGTGCGGTCGTCCTCGACGACGGCGAGCGCGTCGGGCTGGGCCTGGGCGTGGGCGGCAACAAAATCCACGATCGCGGAGGTCATGGCGCCTGAGGTTAGGGCAGCCCCGACCCCCGGCGCGAGGCACCCGCATTTCTCCCTATCCTTCCGCCATGCGACGTCTGCCCATATTGTGTGTCGGCGTGGCCGCGGCCGGCCTGCTCACCGCCGGGTGCGGCGGGAGCGCGTCGCCGCACGCGCGGACGGCCGCGCAGTCGTCGCTGTCACCCTCGGCGAGCGCCACGGGAGGCACGCCGGCCGGCGCCGGCGCGCCGGCGGCGACTGCGTCCGCGGCCTCGGCGGCTCCGAGCAGCAGTGCGCGGTCCGGCTCCGGCTCCGGTCCGAAGCAGTCGCAGACTGCGACGTCGCCGTCCCTTCGGCAGGGGGGCTCCACCACGCAGGCGTTGCCACCGCTGACCAAGCAGGGCAGCTACACCTATGCCGTGCGCGGCACCGACAAGTCGCCGTTCGGCAACAAGGACATCAACGAGAACGCCACGTTGACCGTCGACCCGCCGTCCGGACGCCAGCAGCACCAGGCGTTGAAGGGCGCCGACGTCGCGCAGGCGCAGACGGTCGCCGTCCAGACCGGTGGCTACTACCTGGTCGACATCACGATCTCCACGCAGGGGTTCAACGAGGAGTTCCACGCCAACCCGCCGGTGCTCTACACGCCGGTCAACGCGAAGCCGGGCCAGCAGTGGTCGTGGCAGCTGAAGTCCGACGACGGCAAGTACACCGTGCACACCTCGTCGACGTTCGTCGGCGACCAGACGGTGGCGACCACCGGCGGCCAGTCGCTCACGACCTCGCTCGTGCACTCCGTCGTCACCATCAGCGGCAACGGCATCAACGCGACCAGCACGCAGGACGACTGGCTGTCACGGACCTACGTGCTCATCGTCAAGGAGCACGCAGTGATGCACGG comes from Mycobacteriales bacterium and encodes:
- a CDS encoding AMP-binding protein; the protein is MTSAIVDFVAAHAQAQPDALAVVEDDRTLTWREYDAMSNRWARVLLDAGVAAGTKIVWCAQNSLEVVVIIAAARKAGATAVPLNYRLSSSEAAYVIDNSDATVVLFDIDQADQLGPARAECPKVEHWLAFRCAAPAVPEWAEHVETLAAGQPETAADAAPGTGATMIYTSGTTGKPKGALRTGGVSTENAMALFQRVGYQPGDVYLTTGPLYHSGPLGFMAFPQLAGGCVIVQRKFDPKHWLELVQQHKVTTTFSAPTPVRRILDLGLEVIKGYDTSSLARVIANAAPWPFELKRRYVEAFGDTSLWEVYGSTELGVDTVMPPEDQMRKPGSCGKPAPGVELALFDDDGNRITEPQTPGELYVRSAAAFDTYYKAEEKYESAKRGDWLTVGDVAYFDDEGYYYICDRKNDMIISGGMNIYPAEIEAALLEHESIADVAVFGVPSDEWGEAVHAVVVEREPIDDEAIAAFARERLASYKVPRSVSRIAEIPRTASGKTLKRELRAPYWEKTETAS